A genome region from Haliotis asinina isolate JCU_RB_2024 chromosome 11, JCU_Hal_asi_v2, whole genome shotgun sequence includes the following:
- the LOC137255875 gene encoding leucine-rich repeat-containing protein 4-like, which yields MTSKRSCDRIESHGQWRSQLFKLIPTHPMMSSSHSTLMTLALLCLNVMTTSCTGCVGFETFATCSDINDLSSLPSSIKTLVIRDITVESMPRFAFSHLKHLTDLEIQSSYIGVVHKNAFSNIDKLDMLSISSCDISVVENGAFYGLRGMSFLEIRDTRLDKIETDTFSNITDIGEITVQSCNISVIETMAFHYLSAVDVFQFYENKVDVIQADAFSNWRNVKTAIVNSNRFNRFECISNTSFVVAFSFNFYKNYLTCECHVAWILTSSYLKDKLLSNMCFAPKSQQDLSLSVVTKADLSCPVDPSSIQMGCPSDVAVTSPPVINVDTTTQRHSQMTSSSMYTSPSTSTTRLSTETTTPYEPSATVKTTVETEARRVTDFSHSSFITTTTSGENSGSSAPSSTDQSPFSVSPSSSGHSSRLTNPQSCVLTLLVIVTMLLCTVTM from the exons ATGACTTCAAAAAGATCGTGTGACAGGATTGAGTCTCACGGACAGTGGCGATCTCAGTTGTTCAAGTTGATTCCG ACACACCCTATGATGTCATCCAGCCACAGTACCCTCATGACATTGGCCCTCCTTTGTCTGAACGTGATGACGACATCTTGCACAGGGTGCGTGGGGTTCGAAACGTTCGCAACATGCTCCGACATCAATGACCTGTCATCTCTCCCATCCAGCATCAAAACGTTGGTTATCAGGGACATCACAGTTGAATCAATGCCACGCTTTGCGTTCAGTCATCTTAAACACCTGACCGATCTTGAAATTCAGTCTTCCTATATCGGCGTTGTGCATAAAAATGCATTTAGTAATATTGACAAACTAGACATGCTGTCGATATCGTCCTGTGACATATCAGTCGTTGAGAATGGAGCGTTTTATGGTCTGAGAGGCATGTCGTTTCTGGAAATACGTGACACCAGACTCGATAAAATAGAAACGGATACTTTCTCTAATATCACGGATATCGGCGAGATTACAGTGCAGTCATGCAACATTTCAGTTATTGAAACAATGGCGTTTCATTATTTATCCGCTGTCGACGTTTTTCAATTTTACGAAAACAAAGTGGACGTTATTCAGGCTGATGCGTTTTCGAACTGGAGAAACGTCAAAACGGCCATTGTGAACTCTAATAGATTCAACAGATTCGAGTGTATCTCCAACACATCGTTCGTCGTTGCTTTTTCATTCAACTTCTACAAGAACTATCTGACATGCGAATGCCATGTAGCTTGGATCCTTACATCCTCGTATTTGAAAGACAAGTTATTGTCGAACATGTGTTTTGCTCCAAAGAGTCAACAAGACTTAAGCTTGTCTGTTGTAACAAAGGCCGATCTCAGCTGCCCTGTAGACCCTTCGTCAATACAAATGGGATGCCCTTCTGACGTGGCAGTGACATCTCCTCCGGTCATCAATGTGGATACGACCACGCAACGTCATTCACAAATGACGTCCTCGTCCATGTATACATCGCCGTCTACATCTACAACCAGGCTGTCCACTGAGACGACTACTCCATATGAGCCCTCGGCAACAGTAAAGACTACTGTTGAGACGGAGGCGCGGAGGGTGACCGACTTCTCGCATTCATCATTCATTACTACTACAACTTCCGGTGAGAATTCCGGAAGTAGTGCGCCCTCCTCAACTGACCAGTCACCATTCAGTGTTTCTCCCAGTAGCTCCGGTCACTCCTCGAGATTGACCAACCCTCAGTCGTGTGTCCTAACACTGCTGGTTATTGTTACCATGTTACTCTGCACTGTCACAATGTAG